The following proteins are encoded in a genomic region of Triticum dicoccoides isolate Atlit2015 ecotype Zavitan chromosome 1B, WEW_v2.0, whole genome shotgun sequence:
- the LOC119349789 gene encoding lysine-specific demethylase JMJ703-like — MMGTECITASLGDDPEPSVPPGFGPPPGFGPFAAYALQGTQKDAKPADAHPSPAQVFQNEKKHAESLEGQPHSAQSRNDTHCSTSGSHTCRQSLRNRPPVDYSRFDSMSDEDSDVEVVEKAATSLVRRRQQLPKGVFRGCAACSDCQKVVASWNPDGARRPVLDEAPVFHPTEEEFKDTLKYIESIRPTAEPYGICRIVPPPSWKPPCLLKEKSTWENSTFSTRVQKVDKLQNRTSSKKSTRGGMMKKRRKLSEPEENSKRFGFEPGPELTLQKFQKYADYFSEQYFKKDASMNSPPSVEDIEGEYWRIVESPTEEIEVIYGADLETGSFGSGFPKLPPETKSDVEDKYAQSGWNLNNLPRLQGSVLSFEGGDISGVLVPWVYVGMCFSSFCWHVEDHHLYSLNYLHWGAPKMWYGVPGKDAVNLESAMRKHLPDLFEEQPDLLHNLVTQFSPSLLKSEGVQAYRCVQREGEFVLTFPRAYHAGFNCGFNCAEAVNVAPIDWLPVGQNAVELYREQSRKITVSHDKLLLGAAREAIRAQWDILFLKRNTADNLRWKSACGPDSTICKSLKARIETELAQRQNLCSPSQSRKMDAEFDSTDRECAFCYYDLHLSAAGCPCCPEKYACLLHAKQLCSCDWDKRFFLFRYDVNELNILADALGGKLSAVHRWGVSDLGLSLSSCVKREKAQDSKIVRRLTDGPRRSYMSQASTVSLVPSLVCNEQKDKGNKMPGLASPEANNACPSVEQMKLGNVSPSKQPSVKDEESCPTNNDTNRLQYNGGGLGHQKSSAPVLPVSSSQSFSSNVVTRPFNTSSESTKSVHGLAVLKASRESSLQAGEYRSSLVDHHNRSPTMIHDGANIKASLDSSNTSHRLIASNSNATLCHSDKDHALITPETNATIMLEKGNSQVRSVLSQQFDQIVSRTQSVSQEASSSVFVPIDPSSVKNSHGSFPSASAHHGNLTFNQQPNNGWFQRKPESQSAVEVRARGHPSVAAQHAHPSIAPQHAHPSVSPQHAHPSVASQHAHPSAVAQHAHPPAIAHPALEMHNRNGGPQRGPRIANVVHRFKCSVEPLEIGTVLSGRMWSSGQAIFPKGFRSRVKYWSIVDPIQMAYYFSEILDAGLQGPLFMVTVENCPGEVFINESPTKCWNMVRERLNMEIRRQLSMGRPNVPTLQPPGSIDGLEMFGLLSPEIVRAIEARDRDHICTEYWRYRPHAATGNQHTLPQNPPSIVLRGLFQRASPDELRALRSLLASNTNLDDRSRQQATHMLDEEIAKQWR, encoded by the exons ATGATGGGAACAGAGTGCATAACCGCCTCGCTCGGCGACGATCCTGAACCCTCAGTCCCACCTGGGTTTGGACCGCCACCTGGATTTGGGCCGTTTGCTGCGTATGCATTGCAAGGAACCCAGAAGGACGCCAAACCTGCTGATGCTCATCCTAGTCCTGCTCAAGTGTTTCAGAATGAGAAGAAACATGCTGAATCCCTGGAAGGCCAGCCCCATTCAGCTCAGAGCCGGAACGACACACACTGCAGTACTTCCGGGAGCCATACGTGTAGGCAGTCGCTGCGGAACAGGCCTCCGGTAGACTACAGCCGCTTTGACAGTATGTCAGACGAAGATTCCGATGTCGAAGTAGTAGAAAAG GCGGCTACAAGTTTAGTGAGACGCAGACAGCAGTTACCCAAAGGAGTTTTTCGAGGATGTGCGGCATGCAGTGACTGTCAAAAG GTTGTTGCAAGTTGGAATCCAGATGGTGCACGGAGACCTGTTCTTGATGAGGCTCCTGTCTTTCATCCTACTGAGGAG GAATTCAAAGACACCCTTAAATATATTGAGAGCATACGGCCAACAGCAGAACCATATGGGATTTGCCGTATTGTTCCACCACCTTCGTGGAAGCCGCCGTGCCTTCTTAAAGAGAAGAGTACGTGGGAAAACTCAACATTCTctacacgggtacaaaaggttgacaAGCTTCAAAACCGTACATCATCCAAAAAGAGCACAAGAGGTGGAATGATGAAGAAGCGGAGAAAGCTTTCAGAGCCAGAAGAAAACAGTAAGAGATTTGGATTTGAACCTGGACCAGAGCTCACATTGCAGAAATTTCAGAAGTATGCAGATTACTTCAGCGAGCAGTATTTCAAGAAAGATGCATCTATGAATTCACCACCATCAGTGGAAGATATTGAAGGCGAGTATTGGCGTATAGTTGAAAGTCCCACAGAAGAGATAGAG GTGATCTATGGCGCTGATTTGGAGACAGGGTCTTTTGGCAGCGGCTTTCCAAAGTTACCTCCTGAGACAAAATCAGATGTTGAGGATAAGTATGCACAATCTGGTTGGAATCTAAACAACTTGCCTCGACTACAAGGCTCAGTTCTTTCTTTTGAGGGTGGTGACATTTCTGGTGTTCTGGTGCCTTGGGTGTATGTTGGCATGTGTTTCTCATCATTCTGCTGG CATGTCGAAGATCATCATTTATACTCGCTAAACTACTTGCATTGGGGTGCCCCAAAGATGTGGTATGGAGTTCCAGGAAAGGATGCTGTGAATCTGGAGTCTGCAATGAGGAAGCATCTACCTGACTTGTTTGAGGAGCAACCTGATTTGCTTCACAACCTG GTTACTCAATTTTCACCATCACTGCTAAAATCTGAAGGAGTTCAAGCATATCGTTGTGTTCAGCGTGAGGGCGAATTTGTCCTGACATTCCCGCGAGCGTACCATGCTGGGTTCAATTGTGGCTTCAATTGTGCAGAAGCTGTTAATGTGGCACCTATTGATTGGTTGCCAGTTGGACAGAATGCTGTAGAGCTTTATCGTGAACAATCTCGGAAAATAACTGTTTCCCATGATAAGCTGTTATTGGGGGCTGCAAGAGAAGCAATCAGAGCTCAGTGGGATATCCTATTCCTCAAGAGGAATACTGCTGATAATTTGAGATGGAAAAGTGCATGTGGACCTGATAGCACTATATGCAAATCACTTAAG GCACGAATCGAGACGGAGTTGGCACAAAGGCAAAATCTATGTTCCCCATCTCAATCTAGGAAAATGGATGCCGAGTTTGATTCCACTGATAGGGAGTGTGCTTTTTGCTACTATGATTTGCATCTTTCTGCTGCTGGCTGTCCATGCTGCCCAGAGAAATATGCTTGCCTGTTACACGCAAAGCAACTCTGCTCATGTGACTGGGACAAAAGATTCTTCCTATTCCGCTATGATGTCAATGAGCTTAATATCTTGGCTGATGCTTTGGGGGGCAAGTTGAGTGCTGTTCATAGATGGGGTGTCTCTGATCTTGGCTTAAGTTTGAGTTCATGTgtcaaaagagaaaaggcccaggaTTCCAAGATTGTTCGCAGATTAACTGATGGCCCAAGAAGGTCCTACATGTCACAGGCGTCAACTGTATCCTTGGTACCTTCCCTTGTTTGCAACGAACAGAAAGATAAAGGAAATAAGATGCCGGGCTTAGCTAGTCCAGAGGCTAACAATGCCTGCCCTTCTGTAGAGCAGATGAAATTGGGAAATGTTTCACCATCAAAGCAGCCGTCTGTGAAGGATGAGGAATCCTGCCCAACAAACAATGACACCAACAGATTGCAATATAATGGAGGAGGGCTTGGACACCAGAAAAGCTCTGCACCCGTCTTACCAGTTTCTTCCAGCCAATCATTTTCTTCGAATGTTGTGACAAGACCCTTCAATACTTCAAGTGAATCCACGAAAAGTGTGCATGGCTTGGCAGTACTGAAGGCGAGTAGAGAATCTTCTTTGCAAGCTGGAGAATATAGATCATCACTTGTTGATCATCATAACAGGTCACCTACTATGATTCATGACGGAGCCAACATAAAGGCCAGTTTAGATAGCTCAAACACCTCTCACAGATTGATTGCATCAAACTCCAATGCAACTCTCTGTCACTCGGACAAGGATCATGCACTTATAACACCAGAGACTAATGCCACAATAATGCTTGAGAAAGGCAACAGCCAGGTCCGTAGTGTGTTGAGTCAGCAGTTTGACCAAATTGTTTCACGGACACAAAGTGTGTCACAGGAAGCATCAAGCAGTGTCTTTGTTCCCATAGACCCTTCTAGTGTTAAAAATTCACACGGAAGTTTTCCTTCTGCCAGTGCCCATCATGGAAATTTAACTTTCAATCAGCAACCAAACAATGGATGGTTTCAAAGAAAACCTGAATCTCAATCTGCTGTAGAGGTTAGAGCCAGGGGGCATCCATCTGTCGCAGCACAACATGCCCATCCATCTATCGCACCACAACATGCCCATCCATCTGTCTCACCACAACATGCCCATCCATCTGTTGCATCACAACATGCCCATCCATCTGCCGTAGCACAACATGCCCATCCACCCGCCATAGCACACCCTGCTCTGGAAATGCACAACAGGAATGGAGGTCCACAGAGGGGTCCTCGCATAGCAAATGTCGTGCATCGATTCAAATGCTCTGTTGAACCTCTGGAAATTGGTACTGTGTTATCAGGGAGAATGTGGTCTTCAGGCCAAGCAATCTTCCCCAAAG GATTTAGGAGCAGAGTAAAATACTGGAGCATCGTGGATCCAATTCAAATGGCATACTACTTTTCCGAAATATTAGACGCTGGGTTGCAAGGACCTCTATTTATG GTTACTGTAGAGAACTGCCCAGGTGAAGTTTTCATTAATGAGTCGCCTACCAAGTGCTGGAACATGGTCAGAGAGAGGCTGAACATGGAAATACGGAGGCAACTCAGTATGGGAAGGCCTAACGTTC
- the LOC119349790 gene encoding probable E3 ubiquitin ligase SUD1, giving the protein MAAAATPSPETALLPAVGPGYEDEDEEECRICRLPADADRPLRRPCGCRGSMRFVHDDCQLQWIARRRKLPRCEVCRRRISIRPLYAADAPERLPVSELMAGLPSKLIGLLLPLFFAICVVWEFVAPLTTCWAWRLALATDFARAHHLLSLRLSVASWTCIPASVALCVELARLVAPFSVAPFARWVARLVAQIQSQEPGLYEALQVLSIFAVEVSLVVLIVDMALACILCFLPFSLGRIILWSRSCLNVGNVDEINCYTSTASTLLIGYGFIFKVGATLAGLHTFYLYLRGKRLVIAIFYRSLHPIFFRGIVNSTTVANVSLNILNNVIVFPLFFGWSLGICTSKLFGATMSQRFKFLIASSFASAALHWLMGFSFLNLRRRLARFLHKILGPGVATPFLDRNVSELFYTFYLKWLVDLLIDTIFIALVISVPIKIVDLLAPTVFPLEIPYFDHPAKGTSVWQGPLNFTESLSGVIHMRYLIGKVVVYLEPLVERVMGYWFVTTGQPLGNNVAPKDQYGSSDDAKDDWRLAAVRTVSRAVLAWLAAVIFNSAVLLLPVSVGRALLFAIPRLLVADGLKSNDLFAVAIGLCIISTIIAACRDLSARLISGETCLLALQRHLLLCIWSVVVPLLTGLLVDLSLISPFFVGHDDEFPATSFFRTWLLGRIFKQLWIKCLVDKRWNTKLDRAKEDLSAGLGPMWWFFQDVCVPVVATLLAALGVPYVLARGVFPGLGYPAAVNSTAYRFAWSGGLGVCALRWLAKGLCVMLHDSIKEDRYAVGRRLEDVGDGS; this is encoded by the exons ATGGCCGCGGCCGCCACCCCTTCGCCGGAGACGGCGCTCCTACCAGCGGTCGGACCCGGGtacgaggacgaagacgaggaggagtgcCGCATCTGCCGCCTCCCCGCCGACGCGGACCGGCCCCTGCGCCGCCCCTGCGGCTGCCGCGGCAGCATGAGGTTCGTCCACGACGACTGCCAGCTCCAATGGATCGCCCGCCGCCGCAAACTCCCCCGCTGCGAG GTGTGCAGACGCCGCATCTCCATCCGGCCTCTCTACGCCGCGGACGCCCCCGAGAGGCTGCCCGTTTCCGAGCTCATGGCGGGTCTGCCCAGCAAGCTCATCGGGCTGCTGCTCCCCCTCTTCTTCGCCATCTGCGTTGTCTGGGAGTTTGTCGCTCCGCTGACCACCTGCTGGGCATGGCGCCTCGCACTCGCCACCGACTTTGCCCGAGCGCACCATCTGCTCTCCCTGCGCCTATCCGTGGCCTCATGGACCTGCATCCCTGCTTCAGTTGCGCTCTGCGTGGAGCTTGCACGCTTGGTTGCGCCATTTTCTGTAGCTCCATTTGCGCGCTGGGTTGCGCGCCTGGTAGCTCAGATTCAGAGTCAGGAGCCTGGGTTATATGAGGCATTGCAAGTCCTTTCGATATTTGCTGTTGAAGTTTCCTTGGTG GTGTTAATAGTTGACATGGCCCTTGCTTGTATTCTTTGTTTTCTCCCATTCTCTCTGGGAAGGATAATCCTATGGTCAAGATCATGTCTCAATGTTGGCAATGTGGATGAAATCAATTGTTACACTTCAACAGCTTCTACCCTTCTAATTGGATATGGATTTATCTTTAAGGTGGGTGCAACTCTTGCTGGGTTGCATACGTTTTATCTCTACTTGAGGGGCAAGCGCCTTGTGATTGCAATTTTCTATAGAAGTCTGCATCCTATATTCTTCAGAGGGATCGTAAATTCAACCACTGTTGCAAATGTTTCTCTTAATATCCTAAACAATGTGATTGTGTTCCCATTGTTCTTCGGCTGGTCGCTTGGTATCTGTACTTCGAAATTGTTTGGTGCAACAATGTCTCAGAGGTTCAAATTCCTGATTGCTTCATCTTTTGCTTCTGCTGCCCTTCATTGGCTTATGGGATTCTCCTTTTTGAATCTACGCCGCAGATTAGCCCGATTTCTTCACAAG ATATTGGGGCCAGGAGTGGCCACTCCCTTTCTCGACCGTAATGTTTCCGAACTATTCTACACATTTTATCTGAAGTGGCTTGTTGATCTTCTTATCGACACTATCTTTATTGCTCTGGTCATTTCTGTTCCTATCAAAATTGTTGATCTATTGGCACCAACGGTGTTCCCTCTAGAAATCCC ATACTTCGATCATCCTGCTAAGGGCACATCAGTTTGGCAAGGGCCACTAAACTTTACAGAGTCACTTTCTGGTGTTATTCATATGAGGTATCTCATTGGTAAAGTAGTTGTATACCTTGAGCCCCTAGTGGAGAGGGTAATGGGGTATTGGTTTGTTACTACTGGACAGCCTCTTGGGAACAATGTTGCGCCAAAAGACCAGTATGGTAGCAGCGATGATGCTAAGGACGACTG GAGACTTGCTGCTGTTCGAACAGTGTCGCGAGCGGTCCTAGCATGGTTGGCTGCTGTGATATTCAATTCTGCCGTGCTTTTGCTTCCAGTCTCAGTTGGGCGTGCATTGCTGTTTGCCATCCCTCGGCTGCTAGtagcagatggactgaagtccaacG ATCTGTTTGCTGTTGCGATTGGACTCTGCATCATATCAACCATTATTGCTGCCTGTAGAGATTTATCCGCCCGCCTGATTTCGGGGGAGACATGCCTTCTAGCTTTGCAGAGGCACCTGCTTCTCTGCATATGG AGCGTCGTCGTTCCGCTCCTGACTGGTTTGCTGGTTGATCTATCACTGATATCGCCCTTCTTCGTCGGGCATGATGATGAATTCCCAGCCACAAGCTTTTTCCGCACTTGGCTACTGGGGAGGATCTTTAAGCAATTATGGATCAAGTGCTTGGTGGACAAAAGGTGGAATACGAAACTTGACCGGGCGAAGGAGGATCTCTCCGCGGGACTCGGGCCGATGTGGTGGTTCTTTCAGGACGTGTGCGTACCCGTCGTTGCTACGCTGCTCGCCGCCCTGGGTGTCCCCTACGTGCTCGCCAGGGGCGTCTTCCCGGGGCTGGGCTACCCCGCCGCCGTGAACTCGACGGCCTACCGCTTTGCGTGGTCGGGCGGGCTCGGCGTCTGCGCGCTCCGCTGGCTCGCCAAGGGTCTCTGTGTCATGCTCCATGATTCTATCAAGGAGGATCGCTACGCCGTCGGCCGGAGGCTGGAAGACGTTGGTGATGGGAGCTGA